In the genome of Xiphias gladius isolate SHS-SW01 ecotype Sanya breed wild chromosome 18, ASM1685928v1, whole genome shotgun sequence, the window TTTTACCTTTGAGTATTAGCTGTTTCATATCAAAGCTATAAGAGATCTATTTGTGTAATCCATCTGGTTATCTGGATATCTGGTTATATGTACAATATAACAATGGCTTAATAAGGAAAGGCAGGAGGAAAGGCAGGCTGAATCATGAAGGGCCTGGCACATCCAGAGATTATAGGATGATTTGCGAGCAGTAATATTAATAGAAACACCAGTTTACTCAGTGGTAGCCTCATTAATATTCTATTCACGGTATCACCGTGGTCTGTATTGAGGACTCACtatcatcacttttttttttttatcatcgtCATCGTAAAATGAGTGAATCATGCTCTCAGTGTTAGGCAAAGAAGTGAACGCCTTTTCACCTGAAAAGGCATTTCAGGTTACACTGTCATGCACAATGATGAGATGTGAGAAATTACCTTGAAAGTATTGTTGATAGATACATGATGCTGATTGTTTTTTCACTTAGTCCTCCTAATCTAACCTTCACGTGCAAAGATGACAGTGCGTGCTATTAAACAAAGTGTTTTGCTTTCACATTCACTGAAAAGGAAACAGGCTACTTAACATTACATTTATGGaaactttcacttttaatgtcCACCAGGGAACAGATGAGCCCATTTTACTTCAAGTTTCAGTTCAGGAACGTGGAGTACTCATCAGGGAGGAACAAAACCCTACTGTGTTTCAGAGTGGATACAGCAGGAGGCAGCTCAGAGCCTCTGAAAGGTTATATGGAGGATGAACATGCCACAGCTCATGCTGAAGAGGCCTTCTTTCAACAGGTAATGAATGCTCACTCTCAGCTGTTCTCTCTGTAGAACCCCATGGAGATCAAATTTCTATTAGTTTGGAGCATTTGCCCTTTTTtagtatgtttttgtttctcctttatGCCTCCATAAATCCCCACTCTTTCCTTTCCAGGTGCTTCCTAACTCTTCCCAGGAGTATGATGTCACATGGTATGTATCATCCAGTCCCTGTGCGCCTTGTGCAGCCAAGCTGGCCAGCATCCTGCAGCAGCGCAAAAAGCTCCGTCTCTGCATATTCTGCTCCCGTCTCTTTGATTGGGAGCAGCCGGAGATAGTTGAAGGACTCCGGGCTCTGGTGAGTGCCGGTTGCAAACTGCGGATGATGAAGCCATCTGACTTCCTGCATATCTGGGAGACGTATGTGGAGAAGGAGGACCAGAGCTTTACACCCTGGGAGGACTGTCAGGAGAACTACGAGTACTATGTGGAGAAACTGGCTGATATCCTCAAGTAAATGTGAGTCAGtaagtgttgtgtttgcagtcAGTCTACatgcttttattgtttcaatAAATATCTTTAgatttaaaagttt includes:
- the apobec2b gene encoding C->U-editing enzyme APOBEC-2b; translated protein: MADRNSRFSVKKKEKKVENKTNDEKDREKEKGKEKNVKKPDKPVKKPEKTPEQPKTDEEKRNGESGGATGVEAANSEENGQFQPIELPPFEIVTGEQMSPFYFKFQFRNVEYSSGRNKTLLCFRVDTAGGSSEPLKGYMEDEHATAHAEEAFFQQVLPNSSQEYDVTWYVSSSPCAPCAAKLASILQQRKKLRLCIFCSRLFDWEQPEIVEGLRALVSAGCKLRMMKPSDFLHIWETYVEKEDQSFTPWEDCQENYEYYVEKLADILK